A region from the Algoriphagus machipongonensis genome encodes:
- a CDS encoding AI-2E family transporter, with protein MIQNSLKMPPYLKALSVLIFIIVLVFFLIVGKSLLVPLFMGGFFAVLFTPLSNWLEARKVPRTLSSVISLIINITLVVGFVAFIISTVANFTNDFDNVSEKLTSYAKEVDEWTYENFGIDENLDEKASNDFIKTVLQENSKNITGFALKTVGSLSGSILIPVFMFFFLLYRDHLTEVMIRIYRDKDPQLVRMRITSLRKLLQSYVIGVLKVMGILAVLNVTAFTALGIKHAIFFGLIAAFLNIIPYVGPLVGAMMPMIYSFLTKDSLFYPIAVLASYQLIQLIEGNILTPKIVGGNVNLNPFITFLGLLVGASIWGIAGMILIIPVLAILREIFELSDQTSPFALLLGEEKPHEKTKPKEDD; from the coding sequence ATGATCCAAAATAGCCTTAAAATGCCTCCTTACTTGAAGGCACTTTCTGTACTGATATTTATTATCGTCTTGGTTTTTTTCCTTATCGTAGGAAAGAGCCTTTTAGTACCCTTGTTTATGGGTGGCTTTTTTGCTGTTCTGTTTACGCCTTTAAGCAATTGGTTGGAAGCACGTAAGGTTCCTAGAACACTTTCCAGTGTCATATCTTTGATAATCAATATCACCTTAGTCGTAGGGTTTGTTGCATTTATTATTTCAACAGTAGCCAATTTTACAAATGACTTTGATAATGTTTCTGAGAAATTAACAAGCTATGCAAAAGAGGTTGATGAATGGACCTATGAAAATTTTGGGATTGATGAGAATCTAGATGAAAAAGCCAGTAACGATTTCATAAAAACGGTGCTTCAGGAGAACAGTAAAAACATCACGGGTTTTGCATTAAAAACTGTTGGTTCTCTTTCGGGTTCTATTCTGATTCCAGTTTTTATGTTCTTCTTCTTGCTATATCGAGATCATTTAACAGAAGTGATGATCCGAATTTATCGTGACAAAGACCCTCAACTTGTCAGGATGCGGATTACCAGTCTTAGAAAATTACTCCAAAGCTACGTCATCGGAGTTTTGAAAGTGATGGGAATATTGGCCGTTTTGAACGTTACAGCATTTACAGCACTTGGAATAAAGCATGCAATTTTCTTTGGTCTAATCGCCGCTTTCTTAAACATTATCCCTTATGTAGGCCCTTTGGTTGGTGCCATGATGCCTATGATTTATTCATTCCTGACGAAAGACAGCTTATTCTACCCCATTGCAGTTCTTGCTAGTTATCAATTGATCCAGTTAATTGAAGGAAATATATTGACTCCAAAAATCGTAGGTGGTAATGTCAATCTAAATCCATTTATTACGTTTCTTGGATTATTAGTAGGGGCCTCGATCTGGGGCATTGCCGGAATGATATTAATCATACCAGTATTGGCAATCTTGCGTGAAATATTTGAATTAAGTGATCAAACTAGTCCTTTTGCCTTACTTTTGGGGGAAGAAAAACCGCATGAAAAAACTAAACCAAAAGAAGACGATTAA
- a CDS encoding TIGR00366 family protein, with the protein MIQRSRKQFFPSPFALVIGLTVLCFLMVIIFGIKEEVSFGKRTLISLGYWQQGFFSLLTFTLQMIMILVFGYALAVFQPVHLFLKRIAHIPKNKTQGVLMTGIIAMVGGLLNWGFGLVIGALLARFVYVAAKEKGYNPNPALLAAAGYLGMAVWHGGLSGSAPLKVAEKGHFLEGKIGVIPISETIGSISNFWVSIGLVFVFALSLLVFSNSEKSAKIEIDAKPLKAILPGKRSYFAFIIGFAMVLIAFFNFVFGSVPELASVNINTINFLLFGLTLIAYQSMGQFKKAIGSGIKSSIDIFIQFPFYAGILGLMTHSGLLEEFSSGLVSNASQSTLPLISYVSAAAVNLIIPSGGGQFAVQGPIILDSAKAMGMSIGKMVLVFSYGDQISNLLQPFWALPLITITGVKAKDLFKYCLGLCLIGGIYLGMVVYFLA; encoded by the coding sequence TTGATTCAACGTTCTCGAAAGCAATTTTTCCCATCTCCATTTGCTCTGGTCATAGGACTTACAGTACTATGTTTTTTGATGGTGATTATTTTTGGGATCAAGGAAGAAGTTTCATTTGGAAAAAGAACATTGATATCATTAGGGTATTGGCAACAGGGATTTTTCAGCCTATTGACTTTTACGCTTCAAATGATAATGATTTTAGTCTTTGGGTATGCCTTAGCTGTTTTTCAGCCCGTACATTTATTTTTAAAAAGGATCGCCCATATCCCAAAAAATAAGACTCAAGGAGTATTGATGACCGGCATAATTGCTATGGTTGGAGGATTATTAAACTGGGGTTTTGGACTTGTTATTGGGGCCTTGTTAGCTAGGTTTGTATATGTTGCGGCCAAAGAAAAAGGATATAATCCAAATCCAGCACTTTTAGCCGCGGCAGGATATTTGGGAATGGCCGTTTGGCATGGAGGGCTTTCAGGTTCTGCGCCATTGAAAGTGGCTGAAAAAGGTCATTTTTTGGAGGGTAAAATAGGGGTGATCCCGATTTCAGAGACAATTGGGAGTATTTCTAATTTTTGGGTTTCGATAGGTTTGGTATTTGTTTTTGCCTTATCCTTATTGGTCTTTTCCAATAGCGAAAAATCCGCTAAAATTGAAATTGATGCAAAACCTCTCAAAGCCATTCTTCCAGGAAAAAGAAGTTACTTCGCTTTTATCATAGGCTTTGCGATGGTGCTAATTGCCTTCTTTAATTTTGTATTTGGTTCAGTTCCAGAACTTGCCTCAGTCAATATCAATACAATCAATTTTCTTCTTTTTGGCTTGACTTTAATAGCCTATCAATCGATGGGGCAGTTCAAAAAAGCAATAGGTTCAGGGATAAAATCCTCAATTGATATTTTTATTCAATTCCCATTTTATGCAGGTATTTTAGGACTGATGACTCATTCAGGACTACTAGAAGAATTTTCTTCAGGTTTAGTTTCCAACGCCAGTCAAAGTACCTTGCCGCTAATTTCGTATGTTTCCGCAGCTGCTGTTAATTTGATTATTCCTTCAGGGGGAGGACAATTTGCCGTGCAGGGGCCCATTATTCTGGATTCTGCAAAAGCGATGGGAATGTCTATTGGAAAAATGGTTTTAGTCTTTTCCTATGGCGATCAAATAAGTAATTTATTACAACCATTTTGGGCATTACCGTTAATAACTATTACGGGGGTGAAAGCGAAAGATTTATTCAAGTACTGCCTGGGTTTATGTCTGATTGGAGGTATTTATTTAGGCATGGTTGTTTATTTTTTAGCTTAA
- a CDS encoding ATP-binding protein: MQERGINSTFKKIIYESSEMVFLADDTYPYSIFYGNESFENQIGESLKEKTLAGLGLDINAYIFKEELILTHEGKDFNFKLELPHESGTNYFLFYKGKEVKTHGLPSKKESQQFFRSSLDIIAIGQHDYLTYLNGAAQPVLGYEVGELLNNSLCSHIHPDDLGKVRDLWRNHSLKDSSVFFEVRVKTKKRGFKVLECSVQFSPDRFFIIARDITERTEKKNRELQVEQLMIEAPDQNKSGTWQYDSEEEKLILNPVAAQFFGGIKTIDFANESLSSGLEEFKKLWKKAFQLALSKAGESEEFEIQLAGAQEKFLKVKILPFEEQQKIHAGIIWDDYSNQKKNKKIEALETLFNVSIEPSMVVFPDGEIFLSNEQTNLLFGLDSTQELKHLKELSSLFEHSELWKDWIKNSDEEIFKTHSNILNGQGKQFFLETSVKSTNIDGQRYIQLSFRNISEKLELEKTLEKNNDFLMNLTEQVPGGLYQMVLDSEGRMNFSFLSKGITSVLGISPEEMDEVSDISVAISKVHPMDLPKVIMSSVASSKKQEPWQCQFRVKSGVNSEEYRWVLGAARPQLLANGDMVWYGYLTDISEQKEFENKLNEARMTAEKASQIKSEFLSMISHELRTPLNAISGSVYSLLQEETNSSQESALNTINFAVDNLIIMINDLLDFQKIEAGKLTIEKEPFQFQNLINQIIKGLSFHAGDSKNNLNLHISEGLEIWLKGDKTRLSQILNNLITNALKFTNEGDVDVTVKLKESSNEKAKVYFEVKDSGIGIAKENQDKIFNDFDQVRPTFSTKYGGTGLGLSITRKLLQLMGGTIQLESEVGKGSKFYFELEFDVAEHETNALVPAENVSLAPKVLHLLMAEDNDVNALVLGKIIKKWGYTYDRVLNGEEAVAAAKSNSYDCILMDIQMPVMDGFDATVAIKSFSDKPVIALTAAAKLEIMEKIDQCGFDGFVAKPIDAAELLKSIKDVISKENYKP, translated from the coding sequence ATGCAAGAACGAGGTATTAATAGCACCTTTAAGAAAATCATATATGAATCATCAGAAATGGTGTTTCTTGCAGATGATACCTACCCCTACAGTATTTTTTATGGGAATGAGTCATTCGAAAATCAAATTGGAGAATCTTTAAAGGAGAAAACCTTAGCAGGATTGGGACTGGATATCAATGCCTATATTTTCAAAGAGGAATTGATATTAACTCACGAAGGAAAAGATTTTAACTTCAAGCTTGAGCTTCCCCATGAAAGTGGTACCAATTATTTTCTTTTCTATAAAGGCAAAGAAGTAAAGACGCATGGTTTACCAAGTAAAAAGGAGTCTCAACAATTTTTTAGATCTAGTTTAGATATTATTGCTATTGGTCAACATGATTATCTGACCTACTTAAACGGAGCGGCACAACCCGTTTTAGGTTATGAGGTTGGAGAATTGTTGAATAATAGCCTTTGTAGCCATATACATCCTGATGATTTAGGAAAAGTAAGAGATTTATGGAGGAACCATAGTCTGAAGGATTCAAGTGTGTTTTTTGAAGTAAGGGTCAAGACAAAGAAACGTGGATTTAAAGTATTAGAATGTTCTGTCCAGTTTTCGCCGGACAGATTTTTTATTATAGCCCGAGATATTACCGAAAGAACAGAGAAGAAAAATCGTGAATTGCAGGTTGAGCAGTTGATGATAGAAGCTCCTGATCAGAATAAATCCGGAACATGGCAATATGATTCAGAAGAGGAAAAACTAATTCTAAACCCAGTAGCAGCTCAGTTTTTTGGAGGAATTAAAACCATAGATTTTGCAAATGAATCTTTGAGCTCAGGACTTGAGGAATTTAAAAAACTATGGAAAAAAGCTTTCCAACTCGCCTTGAGTAAAGCAGGAGAATCGGAGGAGTTCGAGATCCAATTGGCTGGTGCTCAAGAAAAGTTCTTGAAGGTAAAAATTCTGCCCTTTGAAGAGCAGCAGAAAATTCATGCAGGAATCATTTGGGATGATTACTCAAACCAAAAGAAAAACAAGAAAATTGAAGCATTAGAAACGCTATTTAATGTTTCAATTGAGCCTTCAATGGTAGTTTTTCCTGATGGTGAAATATTTTTATCCAATGAGCAAACCAATTTATTATTTGGTCTGGATTCCACTCAGGAGTTAAAGCATTTAAAGGAATTAAGTAGTCTTTTTGAACATTCAGAGCTTTGGAAAGACTGGATAAAAAACTCTGATGAGGAGATATTCAAGACTCATTCCAACATATTAAATGGGCAAGGAAAGCAGTTCTTTTTAGAGACTTCGGTAAAATCAACCAACATAGATGGACAACGGTACATTCAATTAAGTTTCAGGAATATTTCTGAAAAACTTGAACTGGAGAAGACATTAGAAAAAAATAATGATTTTCTGATGAACCTGACAGAGCAGGTGCCTGGAGGTTTGTATCAGATGGTGTTGGATAGTGAGGGTAGGATGAACTTCTCTTTCCTTTCTAAGGGAATCACTTCCGTGTTGGGAATTAGCCCTGAAGAAATGGATGAGGTTTCTGATATTTCGGTTGCCATTAGCAAAGTCCACCCGATGGATTTGCCTAAAGTAATCATGAGTTCTGTCGCTTCTTCTAAAAAGCAAGAGCCATGGCAATGTCAATTTAGAGTCAAGTCTGGAGTGAACTCTGAGGAATACCGATGGGTTTTAGGTGCAGCAAGGCCGCAGTTGCTGGCAAATGGTGACATGGTTTGGTACGGGTATCTGACAGATATAAGCGAGCAAAAGGAATTTGAAAATAAGCTGAATGAGGCTCGAATGACCGCTGAAAAAGCAAGTCAAATAAAGTCTGAGTTTTTATCCATGATAAGCCATGAACTCAGAACACCTCTCAATGCCATTTCAGGATCTGTCTATTCTTTGCTGCAAGAGGAAACTAATTCTTCACAAGAGTCAGCATTGAACACGATCAACTTTGCGGTTGATAATTTGATCATTATGATCAATGATTTACTCGATTTCCAGAAAATTGAAGCTGGAAAATTGACTATTGAAAAAGAACCTTTCCAATTCCAAAATCTTATTAATCAAATAATCAAAGGTCTTTCTTTTCATGCTGGGGATAGTAAAAACAATTTGAATTTACATATTTCAGAAGGGCTTGAGATTTGGTTGAAAGGAGATAAAACCAGACTTTCTCAAATACTGAATAACCTGATTACAAATGCCTTAAAATTCACCAACGAAGGGGATGTGGATGTGACAGTAAAACTGAAAGAATCTTCTAATGAGAAAGCGAAGGTTTATTTTGAAGTAAAAGATTCGGGGATAGGTATTGCCAAGGAAAATCAAGACAAGATTTTTAATGATTTTGACCAGGTAAGACCAACATTTAGTACTAAATATGGTGGAACAGGTTTAGGGCTTTCAATTACTAGAAAACTACTTCAATTAATGGGAGGAACTATTCAGCTTGAGTCTGAGGTAGGAAAGGGAAGTAAGTTTTATTTTGAATTAGAATTTGATGTTGCCGAGCATGAGACCAATGCCTTGGTTCCCGCTGAAAATGTCAGCTTAGCTCCAAAAGTTTTACACTTACTGATGGCAGAGGATAACGATGTTAATGCATTGGTTTTGGGTAAAATCATCAAAAAATGGGGATACACATATGATCGTGTGTTGAATGGAGAGGAAGCAGTAGCCGCAGCTAAATCCAATTCTTATGACTGCATTCTGATGGATATCCAAATGCCAGTAATGGATGGCTTTGATGCAACGGTAGCTATTAAGTCGTTTTCTGATAAACCAGTCATTGCCTTAACTGCCGCAGCCAAATTGGAAATCATGGAGAAAATTGATCAATGCGGGTTTGACGGTTTTGTTGCCAAACCGATTGATGCTGCAGAATTATTAAAAAGCATCAAGGATGTAATTTCAAAAGAGAATTATAAGCCCTGA
- a CDS encoding tetratricopeptide repeat protein: MKKLNQKKTINLGLFLLILFSFSCDSLDDKKGRFLLKGNEKLEENDPKSAIEFYQEAIDLDSAYFDAHYNKAMAHLRLNQLDQAIHAFSDGIQVNQSSFESYFQRGLAYLDNGEFYKAREDAQQLVQMDSKSWKSYFLTGLVEEKLNNYPQALASFEKAVELDPTNSDLLVNQATLLYYEQKSEEALIILDKAEEVNPAEPNLHNLRSMIYFDRESYQEALDAVNKAIALNNTQAYFYNNKGLYMMFTGDLEGGLDLVNQSIKMNENNPYALRNKGIYYVLTGDKVTALQYLAELNENYPDMPLVEEYLEKAQGL, from the coding sequence ATGAAAAAACTAAACCAAAAGAAGACGATTAACCTAGGATTATTCCTACTCATCCTATTTTCATTTTCTTGTGATAGCCTTGATGACAAAAAGGGGCGTTTTCTTCTTAAAGGAAATGAAAAACTAGAAGAGAATGATCCAAAGTCAGCGATTGAATTTTATCAGGAGGCGATTGACTTAGACAGTGCCTATTTTGACGCCCATTACAATAAAGCAATGGCTCATTTAAGGTTAAATCAACTTGATCAAGCTATTCATGCTTTTAGCGACGGGATTCAGGTTAATCAATCTAGCTTTGAAAGCTATTTCCAAAGAGGGTTAGCCTACTTGGATAATGGCGAGTTTTATAAAGCCCGGGAAGATGCCCAGCAGCTGGTTCAGATGGATTCTAAATCCTGGAAAAGCTACTTTTTGACCGGATTGGTAGAAGAAAAATTAAACAACTACCCTCAAGCATTGGCTTCTTTCGAAAAGGCGGTCGAATTGGATCCCACTAATTCAGATCTTTTAGTCAATCAGGCAACCTTGCTTTATTACGAACAAAAATCAGAGGAGGCATTAATAATTCTCGATAAAGCGGAAGAAGTCAACCCAGCTGAACCCAATCTCCACAACTTAAGGTCAATGATTTACTTTGATAGAGAATCCTATCAAGAGGCTTTAGACGCAGTAAATAAAGCTATTGCCTTGAATAATACCCAAGCCTATTTCTATAATAACAAAGGCCTGTATATGATGTTTACAGGAGATTTAGAAGGCGGATTGGATTTAGTGAACCAGAGTATCAAAATGAACGAGAACAACCCTTATGCGCTTCGAAACAAAGGGATTTACTATGTATTGACTGGTGACAAGGTAACTGCGCTTCAATATTTGGCAGAATTAAATGAAAATTACCCAGATATGCCTTTAGTTGAAGAATACCTCGAAAAGGCTCAGGGCTTATAA
- a CDS encoding aconitate hydratase, whose amino-acid sequence MAFDIEMIKAVYAKYPERIAAARKVVGKPLTLAEKILYAHLWDGDATESFERGKSYVDFAPDRVAMQDATAQMALLQFMQAGKDKVAVPSTAHCDHLILAQNGAKADLSSSLTASGEVFNFLESVSNKYGIGFWKPGAGIIHQVVLENYAFPGGMMIGTDSHTVNAGGLGMVAIGVGGADAVDVMAGMAWELKFPKLIGVKLTGKMNGWTSAKDVILKVAGILTVKGGTGCIVEYFGDGAKSLSATGKGTICNMGAEIGATTSTFGYDESMERYLKATDRADVAELANGVKEHLTGDSEVYSNPEQYFDQVIEIDLDTLEPHVNGPFTPDKATPVSQVRAEAEKNGWPTKVEWGLIGSCTNSSYEDLSRASSIAKQAVDKKLKTKAEFGINPGSEQVRFTADRDGLLKIFTDLDATIFTNACGPCIGQWARAGADKKEKNTIVHSFNRNFSKRADGNPNTHAFVTSPEMVAAIAISGDLGFNPITDKLINEDGVEVKLDPPKGDELPEKGFAVEDNGYQAPAEDGSNVEVKVKPDSKRLQLLDPFAPWDGKNISGAKLLIKAFGKCTTDHISMAGPWLRFRGHLDNISDNCLIGAVNAFNDATNSVKSQLTGEYGPVPATQRAYKAAGIPTIVVGDHNYGEGSSREHAAMEPRHLGVKAVLVKSFARIHETNLKKQGMLGLTFDNEADYDKIQEDDTINFLDLEQFAPEKPLTLEFVHADGSKDIIVANHTYNAAQIDWFKAGSALNLIKAKA is encoded by the coding sequence ATGGCATTTGATATAGAAATGATCAAGGCAGTGTATGCGAAGTATCCTGAGCGTATAGCAGCTGCCAGGAAGGTGGTAGGAAAACCACTTACTTTAGCAGAGAAAATACTTTACGCTCACCTTTGGGATGGAGATGCTACAGAAAGCTTTGAGAGAGGGAAATCATATGTGGATTTTGCTCCAGATAGAGTTGCCATGCAAGATGCAACTGCTCAAATGGCACTTTTACAGTTTATGCAAGCTGGAAAAGATAAGGTAGCAGTTCCTTCCACAGCGCACTGTGATCACTTGATCTTGGCACAAAATGGTGCTAAAGCAGATTTAAGTAGTTCACTTACTGCCAGTGGGGAGGTTTTTAACTTTTTGGAGTCAGTTTCCAACAAGTATGGAATTGGTTTCTGGAAGCCAGGTGCAGGTATTATTCACCAAGTAGTATTAGAAAACTATGCCTTCCCAGGAGGTATGATGATCGGAACAGATTCTCATACCGTGAATGCTGGTGGTCTCGGAATGGTAGCTATCGGTGTTGGTGGTGCTGATGCTGTAGATGTGATGGCAGGAATGGCATGGGAACTTAAATTCCCAAAACTTATTGGAGTGAAGTTGACTGGTAAAATGAACGGTTGGACTTCTGCTAAAGACGTTATCCTTAAAGTAGCCGGTATTCTTACTGTTAAAGGAGGTACTGGTTGTATCGTTGAATATTTCGGAGACGGTGCTAAATCTCTTTCAGCGACTGGTAAAGGTACTATCTGTAATATGGGCGCTGAAATTGGTGCTACCACCTCAACATTTGGTTATGATGAGTCAATGGAGCGCTATTTGAAAGCGACTGATAGAGCGGATGTAGCTGAATTGGCTAATGGAGTAAAAGAACACTTAACAGGTGATAGCGAGGTTTACTCGAATCCTGAGCAATACTTTGATCAAGTAATCGAGATTGATCTTGATACTTTAGAACCACACGTTAATGGTCCATTTACACCAGATAAAGCAACTCCAGTATCTCAAGTAAGAGCTGAAGCAGAGAAAAATGGATGGCCAACAAAAGTAGAATGGGGACTAATCGGTTCTTGTACTAACTCATCTTATGAGGATTTATCAAGAGCTTCATCTATTGCAAAACAGGCTGTAGATAAAAAATTGAAAACCAAAGCAGAGTTTGGGATTAACCCAGGTTCTGAGCAAGTAAGGTTTACAGCAGACAGAGATGGTTTGCTTAAAATCTTTACTGATTTGGATGCTACTATCTTTACCAATGCTTGTGGACCATGTATTGGTCAGTGGGCAAGAGCTGGTGCAGATAAAAAAGAGAAGAACACCATTGTTCACTCTTTCAATAGAAACTTCTCGAAAAGAGCGGATGGAAATCCAAACACTCACGCATTTGTAACTTCTCCAGAAATGGTAGCTGCTATCGCCATCTCAGGTGATTTAGGTTTCAACCCAATAACTGATAAATTGATCAATGAAGATGGGGTTGAAGTGAAATTAGATCCTCCTAAAGGAGATGAACTTCCAGAAAAAGGATTTGCGGTAGAGGATAACGGATACCAAGCTCCAGCAGAAGATGGAAGTAATGTGGAAGTTAAAGTTAAGCCAGATTCTAAAAGACTTCAGCTGCTAGATCCGTTTGCTCCTTGGGATGGAAAGAACATTTCAGGTGCTAAACTTTTGATCAAAGCATTTGGGAAATGTACTACGGACCACATTTCTATGGCAGGTCCATGGTTAAGGTTTAGGGGACATTTGGACAATATTTCTGACAATTGCCTAATTGGTGCGGTTAATGCATTTAATGACGCTACAAACTCAGTGAAAAGTCAACTAACTGGTGAGTATGGACCAGTTCCAGCTACTCAGAGAGCCTATAAAGCTGCTGGTATTCCTACTATTGTGGTTGGAGATCATAACTATGGAGAAGGTTCTTCTAGAGAGCATGCTGCTATGGAGCCAAGGCATCTTGGTGTGAAAGCGGTGTTAGTAAAATCCTTTGCCAGAATTCATGAAACAAACCTGAAGAAGCAAGGTATGCTTGGATTGACTTTTGATAATGAGGCTGATTATGATAAAATCCAGGAGGATGATACAATCAACTTCCTAGACCTAGAGCAATTTGCTCCAGAAAAACCTCTTACCCTTGAGTTTGTTCATGCTGACGGTTCGAAAGATATAATCGTTGCAAATCATACTTACAATGCAGCACAAATTGATTGGTTTAAAGCGGGTTCCGCATTGAACCTTATTAAAGCAAAAGCATAA